The genomic region TCGGGACGCTCCTTGAAGAGGATTATTCCAGTCGACCTAGTATTGTTTGGGCTCCCTAGAACTTCAACGTCCAATCAAGAACTCTTGGCCCCTCTGATCGTGCAGCGCTATACAGTGGGGCGAGTCTCATATTGGCTTTGCAGGCCCGCCGCCCTAGAATTGCGGCGATCGCAGGACGGGCGAAATGCAGTATGTTTGCGACGCGCCGAAGGGCAAGACCTGGTTCCGTATCGAGACGGAAGGTGAAGCGATGCATGAGTCGCGCCTGATGGGCCACACAGTTGAGAAATATTTCCGCCGCGAGCGGGAGAAGGCAGTCCAGTCCTGGCGTCCCGAGCGGCCCAACGCGATCGAGCGCGACATCGGCCTCGAGGCCCATGTACAGCGAGAGATGCCGCTTTTCCTCACGCTGCGCGACAGGGAGGGCAATGCACTGACTACAGCGATGCTGCCACCGGGTGGCAAGGATCGCGGCGGGTTCCGGACCATCATCGTTGCCGCATCCAATGCCGATCCTTACCCGCAGCAGGACGCGGCCATCGCTGCACTGGGAGCGCATTTCGGTCTCACACTCGATCGCAACCGCTGCTTCCCCTACGGCCGCTAAGGAGCCTGACAAGTATCGCCGCCTGATTGGAGCGATGTCGGCTCATGGGCCCGAATGCGAAGTCTAAGCGGGTAGCCAAATAGTCTGCTTATCGGGGGCGACCGGAAACGGCGATGCGCCCGCGAGCAATAGCCTCTGCGCTCACGGCCCGTTGTTCAAGGGCGTCCGACAAGCAATGGCAGCACGTCTGCACCGCCCGCCATGAGGGGATTCGACGGCTCGAAATGTTCTCGCAATTCTCGCTTCCGGACGAGTGAGCGCGCATCGAGAAACGCATCCTTCAGGCTGACGGCTTTCCGGAGCGCGACATTGAAAAAAGCGTCCCCAAAATAGGTCCACTTGGCCTTGTCCTGGCAGCCGAACGACGGATGCTTGTCATCGGCCGCGGTGATGACCAGCACATCGGGAGTCGCCAGGCGCGGAATAAAAACCCCCGAATAACAAGCCGAGATGACCACCACCTTGTGTCGCACACCTGTCTTCGCGAGCATGTCGCGGAGACGAGATGGTGTAAGCGTTTCTGTCAGCCGCCCCGCCTTGATTGCAAGGCCATCAGGAGAGCCATGCGAGGTGAGAATCAAAAAGAGAACATCTTTCTCGGGATCCAAGCGGTTGGCTGCCGTCTGCAACGACTTGGTCAGAGCTTCGATCGTTGCGCTTCCGCCTTTCTTGGAATTGTACTCCACGTTGATCGGTCCAGTCTCGAAACGGTCGGCCACGACCTGAGCCGCGCCGGTCGCCTCGGATCTAAACACGCTTTGATCCCCATACAGGCCAAAGGACACTACGCCAACCTTCGCAGCGCCCTCAATAGCACGTACCGGAGGAACCAACGGCCAGATGGTCAGAAAAAAAGCGAAGAGCAGCGCGCCGAGCCGCCTGATCGAGCACCTGGAGGTCATCGCGAACCTCGTTTCGAGATCGCCGCTTCCGCAAGCGCCATCCGTCTCGATGATATGCGCGCAATGAGGTAAACTACTGCCGGATGACGTTGCGGCGCAATAATGAAAGCAACCGGCAATGGCATGGCACCCCAACATTCGGTACGGCACCGAAAGATATCCCGAAAAGGTCGCTCGCCGGCTGCGCGGATTCAACATCGCAGTGTGGCTTGCGTCGTTAATTCCAGCGAGCATGGCATTCGTCCGCTTCGTCGATGGGAAGTGGAAGGTCGGTGTCGCGGATATTCTCGTGGCAACAACGTACGCTTCAATGCCCCAACTTCATCGATATGGACCGATTACAGCACCGCTCGCGTTTGTGGCCGTCTCATATGCGGTTATTCTCTGGGTCACTTCACTGGTTGGCACGAGCGGAGCAACGCAAATTGGCTATTTCACTGCAACCGCGCTGAGTATCTTAATCATCGGGACCGAGCGTTATTTTATTAGCATCATACTCGGGATCGTCTCAGTCGCTTTGATCTTGCTTGTAGAAATAAGCTTGCCGCGCGATACCGGCTTCGTTTCGCCTTCGATGCTCTTTCTCACAAATTTCAGCGCGAGCATCGTTCTCAATTCAGCCCTCCTCTACGGCATTATCTTTTATGCCGTGTGGCAAATGGAACGAGCCGAAGAGGCTGCGGAACGGGAGCGTAAGCGCTCCGATGCCTTGCTGGCTAACATTCTTCCAGCCAAGGTCGCAGATCGATTGAAGGAACGGCCGGGCACGATCATCGCCGACTCTTATGCCGAAGCGTCCATCCTATTTGCCGACATGGCAAGCTTCACGCTCCGTACAGCCGACACAACGCCGGAAGACCTTGTGAGCTTCTTGAACCGCGTATTTTCCCAACTCGATGGTCTGGTCGAACAGCACGAGCTGGAAAAGATCAAGACCTCCGGCGACGCCTACATGGTTGTTGGCGGAGTGCCCGCACGGAGACCTGATCACCTTCACGCGCTCGCCGGGTTAGCACTCGATATGCGCGAGGCTTTGGCAGGTCTCGTTGATGGAAAGGGTCGTGCGGTGCCGGTGCGGATTGGTGTTGCCACAGGTCCTGTTGTAGCGGGCGTGGTTGGTACGCGAAAGTTCTTCTACGACGTTTGGGGCGATGCCGTGAACGTGGCCTCGCGTATGGAGTCAACGGGTATTCCCGGCCAGATTCAAGTTACCGACAAAGCATACGAGGGCCTAAAGGACGACTTCAGCTTCGAGAGGCGCGGCCCAATCGATATCAAGGGAAAAGGCGAAATGCAGACGTGGTTCTTGATTGGCCGCAAAGCATCGGCTGGCGCCTTCGCTCCGGTGGTCACGGCTTGACGCTTGTTGCTGCGACACGAGTGACGCAAAAGCAGAGATCGTGGCACCCCCGCTTCTGGCGGATCAGCGAAGTGGCGGCACCCCTCATCGAGGTCCATCAACGATGCAATCCCCGACACGACGCATCGTCGCGGTTGATGGCCTGGTCGGAGCCCGGCAGATAGGCCGAGATCGATCGCATCGAAATGCCATCGTACTGGGCGCGGGCCGAGTCGATCACGCCCTTGGTGGGCATGTAGAGGTCGGCGGTGACCATCGTGATGGCCTCGGGCGCGTAGGCCAGCGACTGATGCGATAGTCGGCTGGGATGACGACCGCCCCTGCTTCCTTGAGCCGCCTGATGCGGCCGGCTTCGACTCCCGAGCCTCGTCGTTTCGCTGAGTGGAGCCGAAGCATCCATGGTTAGCCCTGCGGTTAGTGGCGCATAGGCGACTGGATTTGCTCAGACTGAGTTCGTCCCATTTTGACCCATTGCAGACTTAGACAGCGCCCGCGCGTATGCGCAGCATCAGAAGTTTCTCACTTCACACCAAATTAGTAAGGTGAGTTATTCCTTGGGTGGTCCGACGCCAGCCGCTGATCTACGTTCACTTTTGAACTAAAACGACTTGCGGTAGTTTACCGATATCACCGGCCAAGGCTCTGCCCGTAGGCGCCGGTGGCTGAGAGACCGATTGCGCTCCCGCCTGCATAACAAGGGGAGCGGCTTATGTCCGAGTTTTCCAAAACGTTAGAACTGCTCGCCCGCCATTCTCGCATAGCAGCACGGGAAGCCGAATTGATCGCCCGGGCGAGAGAGGCCCTCGAAAACTCCGAAGCACTGCTTCAACAGAGCGCCCCCTCGACGTTTGTTGGGAAAACAACAAAGCCTCCCCACAAATGAGAAGACGCTCCTGCTCCGAAGCAAAAGCGAGCCAACGAGCTTCGAGCGATGGTGCGCCAGAACATTCTTGAGCAGCGCAAATTTCTTAGAAAGCTGCGGGCGCGGGCCAGGGGCAATGCTTGTCCTGGCGAGCGCCGAAATCTATCCAGAGATGCCTTATTCCTTGAACAGATACTTAATAAGAGCGGCAGCCGCGAGGATCAGCACGATCACCAGCAAAAGGCCGATCAAGCCCATGCCCCACATACCGGCGCCGCCCATCATGTCTTGCATCATGGCGCGTCACTCTCGCTCATAGAGAGCGTGATCCCGAAGCGCAGTCCTCTCATTTACCGTGCGGAACGACAGTCTTTGGGCCACCGCGATAAGCGTGGGATTTTTCGGTTCTGACGCCCTGCGCGTAGATGTCGCTTCGCGGCGCGTAAACATCAATTCCTTGCGCATAGATATCGCCACCGCTTTGCCGCGTCATTGGGGCAGACGATTTGGGGCCGCCTTGGTACTGCTGAGCCATGCTGGACACAGTCAAGAATGGCGTGACGAGTGCGACGGCAAGGACGTATTTGATAGTCATGATTTTCCTCCGGCACTTACTCCAAAGTGTTGCTGGCAGGTTACACCCCTGCTGCACTCATCTTCATCAAAGAGCTGTGAGCGTGCCTATTTTTTAGCCTCAGCGAACCGTCTTACCTGCCTGCCCTTGTGAAAGCGGGGCGCTCTTCAAAAGAAAACTAATTCAGATCACGCCTTTAGGTGACCTTCTAAACGGCATCGGCTGGTGGCACGCGACTTGCGACGCATGGCGCGGGATTGATCCGCTACTGCCGAGGAAAAGGACATGCGAGCGCACCTGATTGCTGCTGTTGTTTTGATGGCGCTAAGCGTTACATCGGCTTCCGCGACCGTAATTATCAGCGCCGACATCGGCGGTAAGATGCGGGACTATGCGACGCACTTCCGACATGTGCGCGACTCCGGTGAGTCCGTCGTCATTACGGGCAAATGCGTTTCGGCCTGCACCATGGTGCTCGGATTAGTCCCGAGCGACCGAGTCTGCGCCACCCCTGATGCGGTGCTTGGTTTTCATGCGGCATGGATGTTCGATGACTCCGGCAAACGCGTCGTCAGCGCATCCGGGACGCAAGAACTAATGACGACCTATCCGGCTCCGGTGCGCGCTTGGATCGCACGGCGCGGCGGGTTGACGACAAAAATGATGTACCTTCGAGGTCGCGATCTCGCCGCCATTGTTGCGCCTTGCGATAGCTCACGCGTGGCATCTGCTTCACGCTCGAAGCGCTTCGGCGGCACTCAAATTGATGATACAAATTCGCCTCGCGCCAGTTTTGGCGCGCGCTGAATAATCGCACCGGCTTGCTTATCGGTTCTTGCTGCCTAAAGGGACTTGAGCAATAACCGGGTGTCCGCAGGCATCGGTTCATGTCTGCCTATGGCCCTCAGCCGAACAACGCTGAAACCAGTGTATTGTCGGCTATCGGCGGCAGACCGGACCCGGGTCCCGTGCTCACTTCGACCGCTGCTTGTGACCCTGGCTGTGTGAAAAGCCACGAGTCAGCTACGATTTCTCCGTTTCCTGATGGGGGATACGGATGGGACGCTTCGTTGAAGGCCCTGACAGATCCCAGCTAACGCTCTTGCCGGAATGTTTGGAGGATTGGGTAAGCGAGGACAACGCGGTCCATGTGATCGATGTGTTTGTCGAGGCGCTCGACCTGCATGGACTGGGGTTTGAGCGTGTGATCGCCAAGGAGACGGGCCGGCCTTCCTATCATCCGGCAGTCCTTCTGAAGCTTTACATTTACGGTTATCTCAATCGGGTGCAGTCCAGCCGCCGACTGGAACGTGAGGCGTGCCGCAATGTCGAAGTTATGTGGCTGATCGGCCGCCTGGCTCCCGATCATAAGACGATCGCCGATTTCCGGAAGGACAATGGAGCGGCGCTTCGGAAGGTTTGTGCGAAGTTCATTGCACTATGCCGGCAAATGGGCCTGTTGCAGACCCCAAGCGTCGCAATCGACGGCAGCAAGTTCAAGGCGGTTAACAACCGCGACCGTAACTTCACGCACGCCAAGATGGCGAGGCGGATGGCGCAGATCGAGGAAAGTGTCGGTCGATATCTGCGTCAACTCGATAGCGCCGATCGGCAGGAGCCATCGGAAGCGATCAGCATCAAGACGACGAGGATCAAGGAAAAGATCGCTCGGCTGAAGCAGGAGATGAGCCGCCTGGAAGTGCTTGATGCGCGGATGCGCAACACGGCGGATCAACAGATATCACTCACCGATCCGGATGCCCGTTCGATGGCCACCAGCGGACGCGGATCGGGCGTGGTCGGCTACAATGTCTAGGTCGCGGTGGACACCGAACACCATCTGATTGTTACGCACGAGGTCATAAACGTCGGCAACGATCGTGGGCAGCTTGCCCGGATGTCGAAGCAAGCCAAAGAAGTGCTCGAAGTAGACAAACTCGAGGCGGTCGCTGACCGTGGCTACTTCGACGGAGAGGAGATATTAGCCTGCGAAGAGGCTGGCGTTGCAGTCACCTTGCCCAAGCCTATGACGTCGAACGCCAAGGCGGAGGGCCGGTTCGGCAAACAGGACTTTGCGTACCTGCCTGATGAGGACGTCTACCGCTGCCCATCGGGCCAGCTGCTGCCCTATCACTACACCAACATCGAGCATGGGATGACGCTGCGCCGTTACTGGTCGACAGCGGCGTGCCAGGGCTGCGCGATCAAGAGCCAATGTACGCCGTCCAAGGAGCGCCGCATCACGCGGTGGGAGCATGAGCATGTGGTCGAGGAGGTTCAGAGACGGCTCGATTCCAATCCCGACGCCATGCGGACGCGGCGCGAGACGGTCGAGCATCCCTTCGGCACGATCAAGGCCCGTATGGGTGCGACCCACTTCCTGATGAAGCGCCTGCGCAATGTCGCTGCTGAGATGGCGCTGCATGTTCTCGCCTATAACCTCACACGGGTGATGAACGTCCTCGGCAAACCGAGCCTGATTGCAGCCATCCGCGCCGCCTGACGGCGGGAAGTGCGTCCAAAATTGCATCCCCGGTCGCGATACCTAATTTGGCGGGTTATTGGACGCTCCGACACGCAAACACCGGCCGCGCGCAATACTTGGCGACCACGCCGCGTCCGACCCATGCGTTTCCACACAACCAAGACCCATCTGCGAAGTTGCGCCTCCTCTGCCGCAGTCCGCTAATCAGGTTATAGCAGACCAGATTTGCTCAATCTGAGTTCTTCGCGTTTTGACCCATTCCAGACTCCGCAGCTGTTTCCAACATGGCTGGAGCGGGGGCCCGGCGAGCCTTCATCCGGCACGCGGGGCGCGAAAGGACTAGGCTCGTCCTTTGCCCGTGCTTCCTTTCACTCCGGAAGCCCTGCTTTACGCAAACCCTCGGCGATGCGCTGGAATTCGGCAAGGAAAACGACGTTATCGGACCACTCAGATCCATCCTGCAACCAACGGGCGAGGGTGTAGTTCGGCTTGAGCCGACGAAGTTCAGCGATGGCGGCGTGGGCTTCTTGCTCATGTCCCGTCAGTGCGTTAGCGGCAGCAAGATCTGCGTAGGCGATCCAAAAGGGATTCACCGCGATCGAGCGACTGCACCAGTCTTTCGCCTCATCATATTGGGCGAGATGACTGTGCGCATGGCAGACGTAGAAGTACCACGTGCTTAGGAGCGGATCCCGGGGGCTTAGCTGGATGGCCATATCGAGGGGGGCAAATGCCTCCGCAGAGCGGCCGACGCGTATCTTGGCAGCGCCGAGCGCGCCATGAGCCGGAGCGAGACTGGGATTTATCCCGATTGCTGCCATGTACTCGCCGACCGCAGCGTCGAGGTTCCTCCCCTTCGCCCGTTGGATCTCGCCCTTTACATAGTGTGCCATCGCGTCACTGGGAAACTGGGACAGAACCTGGTCTACCGCACTCTCGGCGCGCCGCAGCTTATCTGCAGGCGCATCGATCCAACGATAGTTGACTGCCATCGCCAGAGTATCCGCCAGTCCTACAAGGGCCTTAGGGTAGGCGGGATCGATCTGGAGTGCGCGCTCGAAGAGGGCATTGGACTGGAGCAACTGTTCGCGCGAATATGGCCGATTGAGCACGGCCCAGCCGCGCATGGTAAGATCGACCGCATCAGGATTGTTGGGCCGCGCAACCTCGGCGTCGCGGCTTTCTTGGTTGGTCAGTTCGAGATCAAGTCGCCGCGCCAGTCCACCCGTGATGACGTCCTGAAGCTGCAGCGATTTAGACCACTGACCATCGACGCTCTCCGACCAGATCTGTGCACCGGTCCGCGTATCGATCAGCCGGGCATTGATCCGGACAGTTGACTGCGTTCTGCGCAAGCTACCGTCGAGGACATAGCGGACGCCGAGTTCGCGGCCAGCGCGCTTTGGTTCAACGTTCTTGTACGCGCGGGCTGTACTCGGCGCAATCACGAAGCTGTCCTCAATGCGAGAGAGAGCGGCGCTTAGATCGTCAGCAACACCTTCCGCAAAGTATTCTTGTTCGGCTTCGTTGCTCAAATTGGTGAACGGCAGCACGACAATCGATAGGCGATGGTTCAACCGCTGCGGTTCGCCCCAACGGATGTACCAATAACCTAGAGCGCCAACCATGAGCAGGAGAAGCGCTATTGGTAGGGTCATCCAAGCTTTCCGCAGCCCACGCGCAGACCGCAGACCAAACAGGAAGCCGCCAGCTATGTTCAGGAAGGAAACGGCGGGCGGTGTATCGGAGAGGTGCAGAGCATAGGCGCGGACTGGGACGGCGATGTTCTTGAGGTTCTGCTCGCCCAGATCGGCGAACCCAACCCCGACCTTGCCTCGGACTTGATCGTAGGCGGCGGAAGATATGCAGATGCCGCCGGGCTTCGCGATGCCCTCAAGCCGCGCCGCAATATTCACGCCGTCGCCAAAGATGTCATTCGGCTCAACAATTACATCCCCGATGTTAATTCCCACACGAAATGCAATGCGCTTGGCTTCTGGATCATCGCCTGTAACTTTCCTCACCCCGGTCTGGAATTGTATCGCGGCTCGAACCGCTTCGACTGCGCTCGGAAATTCAGCCAGAAAGCCGTCGCCGGTATTTTTGACGATACGACCATCGTGTTCGGCAATGGCCGGCGCAACCGCGTCCGCTAAAAGCGCCGTCAAATTGGCATGTGTAGCCTCTTCGTCATTGTGCATGAGCCGCGAATAGCCGGCCACATCCGCGGCCAATATCGCCGATAATCTGCGCTCGACCCGGACTGCTCGCTCCTGCACCATGGTCCGCACTCCAGCCTCTCATTTGTACGACGGATCGCACGGCAGAGCCAATCGTGCGACGTCCATCCAAATGCTGCTGACGGTTACTATCGCCTAGCATAAACGTCAGCCGCGCTGACTGAGTTTGCTCGGACTATGATGAGACATTAGGGAGAATCTCCCTGCGTCGCTGACTGGCCCCAAGGCGAAGTGGTCCAATCGGCCGTTGAGGTCCGCTGTTAGTTGCAGATCGGACCTGCCGCTCTGCTCACAGCTCGCGCTCCATCGCCGGATGCTGCCGGTTCTTCACCTTGATCCAGTGCTTGGTCCTGCCGCCCTGATACGGCCGGTCCCGCCGCTTCGATACCAGCCCTTCAAGTCCTAGCTTGCAAGCAGCGCGAAACAGGTCAGGCCCAAGCTCGCCACGCTCGAAGGGATTGACGAAGACGCCTTCAGGGCGCCGCGCCAACAGGCGCTCCAAGTTCGCCTTGCGCATCGACAAGGGGAGCATGCGGAGGTCGTCACCACCTTCGGCAAGAATATCGAAGGCGCAGAACTGCACCTCGTGATCGTGCCTGCGCGAGTGAAGCGCGTTAAAATCTGAGATGCCATCGACGCCCAGCACGACGGCTTCGCCGTCGCGCACGAATTGCTTCTGACGGACCTTACGAGCGGCTTCCACGATCCATGGATAACGGCTGGCCCAATTGTAGCCGCCGCGCGTGATCAGACGCACGCGGTCGCCATCTCGCTCCAAGCGGAGGCGATAACCATCATACTTTACTTCATGCAGCCAATCGGCGCCGTCCGGGACCGTAGTGCCCTTGGTCGGCAGGCAAAACTCAAATGTACGCATTCGGGAAAAATAGGCATTCGCGGCCTGAATGCGGGATGGAGCAAGTCGAAAGCTGCGGCCTGCTCTACGGCCTTGGCGGCAGATCAGCAGCGATTTCGCTCCCCGTGCGCTCACCGATAGCTTGCTCCACCGCCGATGCGAGCACAGCAAGATGCTCGGCCAATCTGGCGAGCAACTCGCGCTTTTTTGAGTCGGTTGCCAAATCTCGACTAAGGGCGCACTCAGCGGCGTCTCGCCGAAGCTTCTCCAGCTGGGCCTGCATGTCTTTCATTTGCGGCCTCGATGTTCCCTTGTGGGAACATTACAAATACTCGTTCCAGCTCACAAGTGAACACAGTGAAATCACAGAAGTGGAGTAGCATCCCAATTGCATGGCGCATTTCTTGTCGCGCCAGCCGTCGGACCGCCTGCCCCTATTGTCCCCTCCAGCCCTCGTAGGAGGGCAGGCTGGTCCGAGGGGCCCTTTGACGCCGTTAAGCGCGCCGCTTATTCCCCGCACAGGCGCCGAGATGATCCGCTGGCAAGGAAGGCACTTGTAGACCTTTACAGCCAGCCGATCTGCGATTGCGCGCAAGGCGCCGACCGGCACCATTTCGCGGGTGCACCTGTCGCAAGCAGGAGGTGCAATGGCGTTGTTGAGCCCTTTCATAGTGATCAAGCGCATATCCGAAGCCGGGCCGGCGAACACTCGGGAAAAATACGGGTGGCGGAGCTGTTGTCACTTTAGCCAAAACAGACGCGGGCGCCGCTGAACTCAAGGCCCGGTATTGAGCCAAAGCGCGCCCACATGCGCTTTTCCGATTAACTAAAGTTATCGCAGGGCCATTTGCTCTGCGCGATAATTTTGTCAAACGGAGACACCAAATGAGCAAGAGGCGTCGGCGTTTCAAGCAGACCACTTCTCTGCAAGATCGGTTGAGCGATTTCGCTTGTGAACTCCGCGAGGAAGCTCGTGCGTATCCTCCCGGTCCAGAAAGAGAAGAACTCCTCAAGAGAGCGCGCGGGGCCGATACCGCTGCTCTTTGGGACGAGTGGCTTCGTTCGCCGGGGCAGACCCCGCCGATCTTGTAGTATTCTTAGGCTAGCGGCAGAAGTCTTGCTTTGCGCCAAATGAGAAAGACGAGTTATTCTTCGGACGGTCCCGATCAAGCGGCCAATCTACGTTCACCTTTGAACCAAAGCGGCTTGTGGTAGTTTACGGATATCACCGGCCAAGGCTCTGCCCTGTAGGCGTCGGTGGCTGAGAGACCGAGAGCGCTCCCGCCTGGACATTGAGGGAGCGGCTATGTCCGAGTTCTCCAAAACATTAGAATTGCTCACTCGCCATCTTCGTATGGCAGCGCCGGAAGCCGAATTGCTCGCGCGGGCTAGAGAAGCGCTCGCAAAATCCGAAGCACTACTGCAACAGAGCGTTCCCTCGACGTTTATTGGGAAGCAAAAAAGCCTGCCCGCCAAGGAATAGGGCTGGTCACCACTCCAACCTCGACGCGCACGTCTTAGCCCTCAGCCGAACAACGCTGAAACCATTGTATTGTCGACTATCGGCGGCAGACCGGACCCGGGGCCGTGCTCACTTCGACCGCTGCTTGTGACCAACTCGGACATTCCGCTTAAACCCCGCCAAAGCGGGGCCTCGACGCAAGCAAACCCGGTATCTTGTCGGA from Bradyrhizobium sp. CB1015 harbors:
- a CDS encoding RNA ligase family protein gives rise to the protein MSARGAKSLLICRQGRRAGRSFRLAPSRIQAANAYFSRMRTFEFCLPTKGTTVPDGADWLHEVKYDGYRLRLERDGDRVRLITRGGYNWASRYPWIVEAARKVRQKQFVRDGEAVVLGVDGISDFNALHSRRHDHEVQFCAFDILAEGGDDLRMLPLSMRKANLERLLARRPEGVFVNPFERGELGPDLFRAACKLGLEGLVSKRRDRPYQGGRTKHWIKVKNRQHPAMEREL
- a CDS encoding adenylate/guanylate cyclase domain-containing protein, whose translation is MVQERAVRVERRLSAILAADVAGYSRLMHNDEEATHANLTALLADAVAPAIAEHDGRIVKNTGDGFLAEFPSAVEAVRAAIQFQTGVRKVTGDDPEAKRIAFRVGINIGDVIVEPNDIFGDGVNIAARLEGIAKPGGICISSAAYDQVRGKVGVGFADLGEQNLKNIAVPVRAYALHLSDTPPAVSFLNIAGGFLFGLRSARGLRKAWMTLPIALLLLMVGALGYWYIRWGEPQRLNHRLSIVVLPFTNLSNEAEQEYFAEGVADDLSAALSRIEDSFVIAPSTARAYKNVEPKRAGRELGVRYVLDGSLRRTQSTVRINARLIDTRTGAQIWSESVDGQWSKSLQLQDVITGGLARRLDLELTNQESRDAEVARPNNPDAVDLTMRGWAVLNRPYSREQLLQSNALFERALQIDPAYPKALVGLADTLAMAVNYRWIDAPADKLRRAESAVDQVLSQFPSDAMAHYVKGEIQRAKGRNLDAAVGEYMAAIGINPSLAPAHGALGAAKIRVGRSAEAFAPLDMAIQLSPRDPLLSTWYFYVCHAHSHLAQYDEAKDWCSRSIAVNPFWIAYADLAAANALTGHEQEAHAAIAELRRLKPNYTLARWLQDGSEWSDNVVFLAEFQRIAEGLRKAGLPE
- a CDS encoding C13 family peptidase — encoded protein: MLAGINDASHTAMLNPRSRRATFSGYLSVPYRMLGCHAIAGCFHYCAATSSGSSLPHCAHIIETDGACGSGDLETRFAMTSRCSIRRLGALLFAFFLTIWPLVPPVRAIEGAAKVGVVSFGLYGDQSVFRSEATGAAQVVADRFETGPINVEYNSKKGGSATIEALTKSLQTAANRLDPEKDVLFLILTSHGSPDGLAIKAGRLTETLTPSRLRDMLAKTGVRHKVVVISACYSGVFIPRLATPDVLVITAADDKHPSFGCQDKAKWTYFGDAFFNVALRKAVSLKDAFLDARSLVRKRELREHFEPSNPLMAGGADVLPLLVGRP
- a CDS encoding adenylate/guanylate cyclase domain-containing protein, producing MAWHPNIRYGTERYPEKVARRLRGFNIAVWLASLIPASMAFVRFVDGKWKVGVADILVATTYASMPQLHRYGPITAPLAFVAVSYAVILWVTSLVGTSGATQIGYFTATALSILIIGTERYFISIILGIVSVALILLVEISLPRDTGFVSPSMLFLTNFSASIVLNSALLYGIIFYAVWQMERAEEAAERERKRSDALLANILPAKVADRLKERPGTIIADSYAEASILFADMASFTLRTADTTPEDLVSFLNRVFSQLDGLVEQHELEKIKTSGDAYMVVGGVPARRPDHLHALAGLALDMREALAGLVDGKGRAVPVRIGVATGPVVAGVVGTRKFFYDVWGDAVNVASRMESTGIPGQIQVTDKAYEGLKDDFSFERRGPIDIKGKGEMQTWFLIGRKASAGAFAPVVTA